CATCCGACCATCTATTCCGAAAAAGATGACAAATTACCATGGAATCCCAGTATTGATGACCTGGAACTGAACAAAAGGGTGGATGAGGGTACCATTTTGTTCCAAGCCAGTGCTTTTAATGCTGCAGGCCGAATTTTTGCGCCAAGATACCGACAAGCCCACTTGAGAAGTTATTCCACCACGGATACGGTATCTGCAAAAAAAGCCTTTGCCCTGGCCTATGCCGATGTGAGAAATGCTTTTGAGCATTACCTGAGGTATTACAATCACGGACGTCCTTTTATCATTGCTTCACACAGTCAGGGCACCACACATGCCGGACCTTTAATTCGTGAATTTATTGATGGTACGAGCCTGGAAGGGAAATTGGTTGCCGCCTACCTTATAGGATTGCCCGTTCCAAAAACCTATTTCAAATCGATACGGCCCTGTGAAAGTGCCAATGATTTGAACTGTAGTATTTCATGGCGCACCTTTAAACGGGATTACCTTCCTGAAAATCGCCCATTGGGGGATAGTATTTTGGTGACCAATCCCTTAAATTGGACAATGGACACTACCTATGTGTCCAAAAACCAGAACAAAGGGGCGGTTCTTCGGAATTTTGACAAAATTTTGCCCAAAAGGGTCGATGCCCAAATACACAATGGGATTCTGTGGGCCAATAAACCCCGATTTCCCTGGAGCTTTTTGGTAAGACGAAAGAACTACCATATTGCGGACATCAATTTTTATTATGGTAACATCCGGGAAAATGCGAAACACCGCGTAAGCGAATGGATAACTACATATAAATAGGAAATGAGATACCTCTTAGCATTTTTCCTGTTAGTAACAACCCATTTAATCGGTCAAAATAGTTTTGGCATTAAAACTGCCAGTTATGGTACCAATGATTATAAACGTTTTTGTGGTAGAATAGAAACGATTTTTAGTTATCGTGCCAAAGAAGTTTCATTTGGAGTGAGGATGGATAACAAAAACAATCTTTTTTTTCAGTTCAATGATAAGGAATGGTTCAAAAGTCTATTTAAAAATCCATATGATGGTATGGCTATAGATATTGTAACCAAGAATCAATTTGAATGTGATCGACAAGGCATCACTTCCCAAATAAAAGGGGAATTACTAAAACCGGTCTATGGGAATACCCTTAAAAAGAATATCGAAACCACAAATCAGGGTTTTTATCGGGTTTACCTTGGAAAACTTCCGGCAAAATACTTCAATAAAAAGCTGGAATACAATATTCTGTTTTTGCAAAATAGACTATTATGTAGATATCAAACTACCTATAATTTAGAGTCTTACAACTATGATTTATTGGATATGGGGATGTATCTAGACTCTATTTCGTACAATGAAAATTCCAGTTCCGATAAAACCGTGGGGGCTTATGAAACAAAATACAAGAGATTGGATTTTAATATTCCATTCCCAAAAAACAAAGCCTCCTTTTCTCCAAAAGATATCAAACCACTATACGATTCACTGAGATTGACGGACTATAATATCAAGAAAATCGAAATAAAAGCCTACTCCTCTATTGAGGGGAGCACGGAGAGAAACAGGGTGTTGCAACAAAAGAGGTCCAATAGTATTATCGACGCTCTCCAGTCCTATCAAAAGCCAACAATAGAAAACGAAGTGTCTACCGCAGAAAATTGGGTAGAGTTTCTTTCGGATATAGAGGGTACCGAATATGGCTTCTTAAAATCCCTTTCCAAAAAAGAAATAAAAAAGCGCATAACGGGCGACTTGGCCTTAAAGCTGGAAAAGTATCTAAAGAAACACAGAAAAGCCCTAATAACTTTATATTTGGACAAGATTGATTTTTATGAAAACTTCAGCAGTGAAGAACTTGTAAACCAGTTCAATACGGCTATTGAGAAGG
The sequence above is a segment of the Muricauda sp. SCSIO 64092 genome. Coding sequences within it:
- a CDS encoding DUF3089 domain-containing protein; protein product: MIQNLKMVVLSLGLFLSSITVMAQLPFDDNRPITPVDYNNLDYWAAHPDKKDNADKIPGTEFLAKNNLKADVFFIHPTIYSEKDDKLPWNPSIDDLELNKRVDEGTILFQASAFNAAGRIFAPRYRQAHLRSYSTTDTVSAKKAFALAYADVRNAFEHYLRYYNHGRPFIIASHSQGTTHAGPLIREFIDGTSLEGKLVAAYLIGLPVPKTYFKSIRPCESANDLNCSISWRTFKRDYLPENRPLGDSILVTNPLNWTMDTTYVSKNQNKGAVLRNFDKILPKRVDAQIHNGILWANKPRFPWSFLVRRKNYHIADINFYYGNIRENAKHRVSEWITTYK